CAAAGATAGTTGTATCCAATTCAGACGTCATTCTGTGGTCCTAATCGGTTTTGTTCACTACAATATGTTTATGATATTCAAATGTTCATCCACGATAttgaacatttgaatttttagCAATGAGaagttttatgtttagtttttatactaataacCGTTAAGAAATATGATGATACAATGGAATATaactcataaaattaaaatacttctatTCACAAGACTGTCGGTACTTTAGAAAAACGattattccattgtataatattaataggtacattacttaaccaataaaacattttgattataatttatgttattttctacTTGATATACTGCTATGagatcatatatatatttacagttgtttgttttgatttttaattactgttgTGTATTGTTTGATTATGTTATCAAGCACTGGGATTGATGACCCTTGAGCTAGAGGCATACAATAAGCGTTTCTCTACTATGAAACAATGTGACCATGATGATGAGATCGTAAACATTCTTCACacattgtttaacaatttttggGCAACACCTCCTTCCACCAATTATCCGGATAGTGGTACTTTTGTATCTCAATACCTTCCCTAGGCACAGGAATGATATAACCTCCAAACTCTCGGCTGGGGAGTGGTGTTTTGATGAGACGGGGAGGGAAACAGCTGAGAGAGGGGAGAGATTCACAGTCGGAGGGGAGAACTCGACGTTTCCACCCCACTCTTCGCAACATTGCCACCTGTGGAACATATCAGTCATGAAGAGGACTGCTGTTTGGTCGCATAAGATTTATTTTAGAATCTTACTCCCATCTTActacttaaaaatttaagtttaaatgcATTAATGGACTTTATGCTGTTAATACAACCCAATTTCAAGATTAATCTTAAACTACATTTACCGTACATAGTTTAACATTGATTCACTAATTTCATTTAGTCATACAGATACTACATAACAGTCGAAATTAATAATACTGAATAACAACACTGTATAATTAGATGCACAAAAGTACAGTTCTCTAAGATTTTTACAGATCTTCAAATATATtgcacagtaataaaaaaaattacctaattttgtataaacttgTATCCAAATTGTATCTAAAACCCACATtagtttcaattaattgtataaattaaatattaaatataaaaattagtattaagttattttttgtaattaattttgtacaacaaTGCCATCAAAGAAGTTGGATTTGAAAATGTAtcctcttatttttattttattataaaaaaaaaacagtgtataTGGTTGCTTTTACAATTcaattgttttagtaaaagaACATCGCATTAGAAAATTATATGACTTGgttataatttattcactaaacCCACCATTGGATCCTCTTCGAACACAATAAGTTCAACTCTTGCATCTGGCAGCGTATCATCTGTGATAGTATACTTGCCATCCGTTGAGTCGTATGCCAGTTGCATGTTGTTTTTGCGGAACTGGCGCTCCAAAAATACCTGTATTTAATCATAACGCTTATGAAATCATAAAAAGGCACAGTATATTCATGCTTTGTTGACATACTGTGCGTACTCTATATATAAATACCTAAATAGATGTAGCTCTTGTTCACTgtggttataaaaagttttagagGATTAAAAGTTGTCTCTccttttggaaacaatttaaaatatctaataaaatcaggctgtttaagtaatttaaactttGAGGTATAGTAAAATGCAGCATAAAAGACTTTTAACAGTTGTTATTGCTTGCATATGACCATACAAGGAtccaaaagttaataaatactttttgggTGTAATACTTCTATGACTAGATTCTAATATTTttgatgatttaaattttatcccTCTAAAACTATTAGGTATACACTTACATAATATACTAGGCTGGGCTgtatatgtttaagtaatttgAAAGAAATTGGCAAGAGTTACATATACTCTTGGAGAaaaatttcacacaaaatttggtacaaattcttttattaattttttttttaacaaacaaaaactgctgattttataaaacatgtataaccTTAACAGCTGGCACTGGAAAAAGAAACAATGAATACagctggaaattttattatacttcagtaGCATgagtaccaaaaaaattaaaaaattttgacaatCGGTCTCTCCAAACCcgcaaaacataaaaattcatgttatttttaaacttaactcgtattttaaaacttaaatttttgacATAGACTATAGAAATCTTTTGTATTTGTCCTTAGGCTATAAAGAATCTTGATTCTTGAAAGAACTCCAAATTATAACTATACcaaatatctatataaaatgtagataagtaaaaaagtttagaaaattataattcttgAAATGATGTTCCTAAGTACGATACCAgaaacaaacacaaattggatatGTTTAGACAAGAAAAAAAACCTGTAAAAGACaatatatgaaaatgaaattgtttaacaaattatgtaCCTGATTCAGCACGGTCagttagttttgttaaattaaaaaattacattattatttggttaaaatataacttagcattttatttaattgatgatAATCATTTTCTTGCACTACTAGTGATTTACGATTTCAAGAATTATTGTTACCAGGAGTAGTATATTACATATTgtgtattgttaattattttttgtgtgttacaCTGTTTTTTCTGGATACTCAACATTTTTCTGACGAAGAGACAAAAGGTTAACCGGTTATAACTTGCACTATGGGTGGAATAAGTACGGGAGCCAGACGAAATTTGAGGAGGAGAGGGAAGGGACAGTCACATGACCGGCCATACGATATTCAGCTTTACTGTGTTTGTTCTGTGGCTCTGCCAATACTAATCCGGTTATTTTCTAGCTACACTTCATATATTAAGGGTATTGGataagaaaagtaaaacaaaataaggaattTGAATCTAGACACCCATTACATATTTTAGCCATCTTGAATATCTCGTTTCCACTGGAAACTAGAAACACTTATAATTGCAATGCAATGACCAATATTTTCTATTATGTTACTTTTATTCTCTAATACCAAAACAGATGTTAAATCTGGAAAAGCTTTTTTGAATcactatacataaatatttaatcagcATGTGAATTTTTATAAACTGGGACTTATGACTGGTAGTGAATGAAAAGTTTTCCAGAAACATGCAGGTGATTAAGATTTCCAAGAAAGAAtagaatttcttttatattttgtagtacctacaaaagtgttatatattttctcatAACAGGGATATTGTATCACTAGAACTGTCTATATAAGTAGAAAGATAttgcattacaataaaaaattgtcCTGATAACTGACCTCATCTTTAAGTGCCATCTCCTCGTTGAGAACACATAATTCAATGTCTCGCTCCCAAGGCAGAGTGCGAGACAGCCGCAGTTGTCCCCACAGAGAACCATAACACAGGAAATGGGTAAGGCCAAGCGAGACCAGCAGCCTATGGACCCTGATACATAGTGGAATGTGGTTTCAATTACATAGAGTTTGACTGATTCATTGTATATGGCAATAATAATGAAAGTTATATTAATCTATGTGAATAGTTGCtaaatctacaaaaaaagtccaagAAATTAACGAATTATGTAAGTTAAATTTATCTCTAGATAATTACCCACAATAATCTcaaccaataaaacaaaattgtgtgaTCTGACTCAGTCTATTGAGTTTTGTTCTAGAGAACGAAAAGAAAGGAAGGTTCTGGTACCATTAGTGGTTGGAATGAAAGGTCATAACAGACACAGTTATTGCATAAGATAGAGTTATTGAATAATGACAATTCTTGTGTGGTTAAACGAAATAACTTTTATACATAAGTTTAAACAATATGAGAAAATGTTGATTTTCTTTATTATGGTTGCTTAATCAAAATTATTCAAGAGTTGGCTGCAAAATAGAACCACATGGTCTGATGATGCGCTTATTTGGATCTCAAACCACAAATGCAGTTTTAAGTTCATATAATGTCAAACCACCTTGAGAGGTtaatcagtaataaaatacaaaatctaataataggatttcggacatttgacattgttatatgttacaaaaggtataacacaacgttttgttataacacaaaaataaaaactaggaAACCTAAAAAAGATTATAccagctaaacaaacctaaagcaacaaaatatgtacatacaacaTGACACTAAGATCTAGGACCAAAATATAGGGCCGAAAGAGGCTTGCCATTACCTTTTCTCCCTCTTGACCATCGCTCTTCCTGTCCCTTTGTTTTAGATGACATGACGCAGATCCGAAGAAAGAGCCGTCATCAATTTTCTTGTTAATACACCACTTTCGCATATgttagtgtgatgtgtgattgttattCTTGTACTCATGACTTGTGCTCGGaacttgcattctgtgcagtgacaacccTTGGATTgaactccaagcagcttttgaatttctttgaacccttttctttcccttctttccttctttctgttctttacttttatatgtattaatacctcccccacctgacgaagaggataaattccCATCCTCGAAGCatttgttatactttttgtaacatataatgatggcaaatgtccacaatcctgttattctttcaaaccgtccatcgtcaataagaaacttaaaaaaaaaagaaaaactaataatcCTTATATGttgaaacttattattatttaaaaatgaatttctaTCTATTGAGatataaattcaaacaatacaAACCACAATGGGTTAGCACATGGGGAAAATGTTCATAACTGGTGTGACCCTTGGATAACTTCTTACATAGTACTTTTGAACAGACCATCTAATAATTCAAGTTAAATAAATGTACCTGTCACCCAGTGCATGAAGACCATCTTGAAAGGCCTCTGAATGATGACAGGTCTGTGTGAATGAACGAGAATGGCGTAGTAATGTCCAGGTCAACAGAAGTGCCATAGTCAACATGGTCAAGCAAAGACATGACAGCACTCGTGGCAATCGGGGCACTCGCACACTGAACCTCATTCTGTGGGATATGACATTGTGGTTATCTATAGTACAGTACATCACAGCTTAATATTTTCAATGATCTAAACCTAAATAATGAAGTCAAATAGTTAATCAATACTAAAtaacatagtaatattatttataatactttcatTGCCATATTACAAGTTTCATAAGATGATTTATGGCGTTATTACTTAGATtgagaaaaacataatttataatgtgaTTTCCATCACACTTGTGCAGACATTCTCAAAAGCCTGTACATACAATAAAAGCACATTTGTTCATCTATGCTCATATGATCCTAATagaaaatgttcttaatttttgtataggGTATCTTTCTgtctgaattttttatttttcataagtttttgtgaaaattgaTGGCATTGAAAATGCTGGGTACTTGGGGCcagttaaaaatatagaaaaataattaccTGAGATCcgaatgttaatattaaaaactaagtttGTTTTAACTCAAGGAACAATACTACAAAGGGTTTGGAAAGAGTTATGAGGATAACTTGTATATAAAACACcacatatatttgttgttttgataATAAACACTAGGTCTACCATCTAATGAGAATTTGAGCTTTATGAGAACTTTCCTGGAAGAGCCTATATACTAGTGTATGTTTTACAAACAgtctgataattttattattaagaatttgaCATTATCAAGTGATCGTTTACAAATTAAGGCTGAAATTTTGGTGGTAAAGGAATTGGATTATCACTTAAATAATTTGTAGCCCAAATTGAAGTGTCACTTTGTTTCCTTGTTCAAGgggttattaaataataaagattacaTGGCAGTAAACAGTATCTTAACCATATATAAACTATCCGTTAATAATGTAAGCTATCTCTATAAATGTATAATCTGTATAAATAGTTTATACTATATAAACGAAACCCTATACACAGCACCCAAACCCACATTATATTGTTCATAAAAAGCTTTGACTCATCAATTACAAAAATGAAGATTTGATAACTTTCTAGTTTTATGATATAGggatatgttttcattttatacattgtaaaagttaaatataacatttcctaGTTGCTAGGTTGCGTCTACTGCAGTCAACACATCTCTGGCTATAGGCTACTACATATTTCTAATAACTTCATTGTGGGAATAGCTTGTAATGATTTCCACACAAAAATTAGTTGCTAGGTGATCCATCATAgtcagtatttaaaaatactctaaaatacATTTCCAATTACAGTATagcttatatttttaaaccactgaGGCATAATATTGTGTCGACTTGAATAGCAAGTTAGTTCTGAAGCATCTCATGTTCCTGATGGTCGTTCTTTAGTCTTGGAACAGCCATAGCATGACGAActaagtgttaaaatttaaaaagcaatatttttatttttttctaatgtaacaatatatatatatatatatatatatatatatatatatatatatatatatatatatatatacagggggtgtatattatgtctggaaacacccaaatatatcctttaataatttaaatataaatttgaaacctcttacaatcgtgatagagattgggcatctacttttttggaacaatgttttgttatgtcacaccaccaacggggacgtcctgccgagggtatcgtgaatattcttaatggaagcctataccttgtgatacataattttaaaggtaatagcttactgaattgaatgccacaaaaccgcatctcaaaggaattattctatcagaaaatagagcatttttagtattgaaagtttactgatgttcaacaatgtaattttaacatggttcttgccacaaaatgtgttacactaattttttagcatttttttaaatgttcaattaaataaaacaaaaatttcattttaagctggttctattagcacaaatttgccagtttttattacagtacaattatggaaatacttatgttattgatttcttattacaaataaaaaataatgtatgctgttagaaaagtcttacaacaaacgttttacctgcattggTGTCAAAGcaaattgttcgaactgtgttccttctacggtttgacaatgagccaatcttgtgtaaaatgattcaacagagttgcctaacatttcttcagttatcaaagcaatctcctctataatcctgtttcttaggtcttccaaattatgaggctttcttctataaacattggattttaaatgaccccataggaaataatcgattggtgacaaatccggagatcttggaggccattcgatttctcctcttcggcccaatccatttatgaggaaaccttaaatccaaatactctcttacctgtctcccataatggggtggagcaccatcctgctgaaaccatacattatcaaaagtattctcctgatgcaatttgaatagctgggattatttcattttggagcatattgtagtaaatttcggcatttaaatttccattgatgaaaaagggtccaacaattttgttacctaaaattccacaccatacgttcagtttttgtggttgctgtgaatgggacctcagtaatccaatgtgggttttcactagcccagtaacggcaattgtgcctgttaacattgccatttaggaaaaaagttgcctcatcagaaaatagtatgttggtcagaaaatctctattgtcatcacatttgcgcatcacaagttcacaaaactcaactcttctgtcgtaatcatcctcacttaactgttggactaaatgaactttaaatggtttgtatttattaattttcaaaatcttactcacagacatagggtgcatatcatgttgctgtgcagcttttctgagcgatgtatgtgggtcttcaatagatgtttgcaaaacatctagtgcatgttcttcatctgttgcagattgtatcctacccgactttggccgattacgtaacactccctgtcatttcaaaacgctcaatagtttttttgatattgttgaaacacttatgggattcctttctgggaaagtgtcattaaacaaattacaaacttcccgataagatctttgacgacgatcgccatatcctcgcatcatcaacagagtaattcgttctctttcagacaattccattaaaatgccaaataaaaactgaactactgtaattagataacttgttgacagcaatgcttcagagacactgattaactcgacaggaatgatatgacctttgtccatttgtaattcccaagcttagacctgtctagtgaaagctccatgctcaacaaactgaaacctgtagaccagatgattaataacacaataatgtttctcataggcttagtgacctttgtctctttaaaccttcctgctgactggaaaaacaccaagtacagattcataagtaatcagagaaagtgactcataagttttattcattgtaataaaaactggtaaatttgtactaatgaaaccagcttgaaaataaattgtttatttttaattttaattgaacatttaaaaaatgctaaaaaattagtgtaacacattttgtggcaagaaccatgttaaaattacattgttgaacatcagtaaattttcaatactaaaaaatgctctatttttctgatagaataattcctttgagatgcggtttgtggcattcaattcagtaagctattacctttaaaattatgtatcacaaggtataggcttccattaagaatattcacgataccctcggcaggacgtcccccgttggtgtgacataacaaaacattgttccaaaaagtagatgcccaatctctatcacgattgtaagaggtttcaaattatatttaaattattaaaggatatatttgggtgtttccagacataatatacaccctgtatatatatatatatatatatatatatatatatatatatatatatataatatatatatataagctatatATTGTATAACACTTTACGGTAGATACACAAAAATCTATACGTACAATAAAATACAAGCATGTTGTCCATTAGAAAGTTTATAACTTGTGAAAGTATTACTAAACTGTAACTAAAGttcttatctaaataaaaataaatacatagattaGACATTATACAAGTATCCCAATTAAATCTGAAACACTGTGAAATATTTCTGTTGCCAAAGGTTGAGTACATACTAGGCCTatcttaaatttagttatatgCAGCTCATAGCTGaaatatatactgaaaataaatattttaagcctTACCTTTTAAACATAACTTAAGAGGTTCAatgttcagtaaaatatttattgtttattctcACATTGAAAATATGTAGATACTCTATAAGACAACGTAATATTAAAACCACTCAGATCTaaccttaaatttaaattgttcataaaCATTTCGCTACAAGTCTCATAAACgaagtaaatcaataaaataacaatcctTTGCTCTCCCCTCCATCCCAATAAATTTTTACCCTGATTAGAATTTAGTTGTTTCAGAATCAATGAAGACAAAACAAATAACCTAACATCAAATCGTCTGCAATTGAAAATGACAGCTACTACTGACAGAATTTTGACGTTTGGGTTTGACgcacagaaaaaaaaaatagtaagcaTATCTTTCTGTTATAACCTAAAATACATTGAAACCGGCTGGTATTGTCTGTAAGCATCGTAACACACTCACCGGTGAatgaaagaaatgaaattaaCTTGATTACAAAATACCAATTTAAACGAAGTTCGGAAAAGAACTACGAGCTAGgctatttgtgtttttttcttttaaccattatattttacaaattatgtgGGATACGGCGTTTGAATAACGAAATGAGCGATGttgttaaatttggattataaagaAATGATCCCTCACTTGCCTATGAACATAATATTTCTAAAGAAATGCTCTTCCAGTACAAGCTCATTCGATTAAATCTAAGTTCAGTGCTAAACACAGCGAATCCCAGTGATTTTAAAAGTGAATGCCGTATTGCATATAAAAGACCCTGCGTTTGTCTTAATAGTTATTCAAAACGCTGGTAATTCCTAATGCTTCAGAGTGAAGgcacaatttcaatatttattaaatgtaacatgtAATCCAAAGATAGAAAAATAAGCCTGGTGCGATTTTTAAGTAggaatatcatattttatttcaggaTACGTTTATTACCAGAAAAACCGCTTCTCAGTTTATATATCGCTTGTCCTGTTCCTCCTCATGATTTTGGAGTGGAGTTCCTTTTGCCATTTCCATCTCTGATTGTCACTCACAGTATCAATGTCAGTCACATGAGTGGCTAAATAAAGGGGACTTTTGTGCGCATTTGGTTGAGAAGCATTATCATGTATCATTAAATAGCAGGTATATGAATTGATACCGTACCCTCTTATTTCTTGCCTCTGGCTAAAAGCGagattctttatttaatttttgttcgtGAAATGGTAAGATACgccttttattttattacatccagATATCCATGGCTTTTCACGCGATTTCCTATTGAAACACAGATTGAAcataggcatatcctttttaaatggtataataaaTGTTCCTGAAAAGAAGTGACGATCAATGAAAGATGTTCTCTTGATTCATTGTAAAACAATTGAACTTTAtggaacaatttattgtgtttttaaagttGATGAATGACACAATATTTATGAGATCCAGTGAGATACATATATTTCTCTGcaatattctgtaatattttaatgaatagatGCAATAATTCCagtaacacaatatatatatgtgGGTCGAGACTTGAGAAATCACACAAGTCTTCAAGGGATTGTAACCCCATTTCAACCCCAGAGGATGTTAGATCTTTATGCAAAAGTTTTCTATTTAAGTCATGATGCTTACGTGCGTAAAAACTTCAACTTTCTGTGATAACGGGAAGTTTGCGAATTAGTGATGAGGAGTGGGTAAGACGTTTGCCTTTTATATGATAGaagttaaaattcatttttcaaatgatttatctgttttttttttgttatttgttttaagtttacaaTTGCAACCGAAGTTACGGCTTGTACCGCTTATGTGGGAAACATGTGTGCAGTGAAATATCCTTATCTCATTTGCAGTTCTtgtcacaaacacacacatattaaatatatttataaactttccgTCATAAGCATAAACACagattattaaatgaaaatcctggatacataaaatttaacaattattaaaatacgaggttatgtctaaattattttatttcctggGATGATTTAAGAAATCTAGTATGAATAActgaactcaaaattcaaaacaaattatatttaatacgttTTGTGAGCCTTCTAAGTCTAGTTATCATGAAGTCCGTGTCCGTAATTTCAGAACTGGTCCCTAGTTTAAACAATAGCAGCTTAGTGTATGTACTGAAAATACTGCTAATGTACTTTAGAAGATGCCAGTATCGGAGCTTCTTTTGGCTATTCAGAGAattgtcaataaagaaataacCAACATTTTTGATGATGCATATTTTAATAAGGAGTTAAAATATCAGATTTGTAAgaacaatactttaaaatatataaagtacgtaattttcaataagtttaaatatatttataacatcaaaCTATAAGTGTGTTGTAAACTTCTACGAAAAGAGGGAAATAGAATCAtgagtttttcttaaaaaaagacCTTAATTCCTCGCTTAATCAATTATTTGGACAGTTTGTCGTATTCTTACATGCTTATACTTCTGGATCATTCAGTTAAAATAttcacacacaaacacattggAAATAAAATCGTTGCTGTTGAAGACTCTTAAGGAACTGTTTGCGGATTTTATGTTATTGCTGAACTTAATTGCCTGGTACTCTTGGATCGTCCGGTTTAATTTGGAATACGAATCATGTTGTCAGCCTCCTTCTTGGCCTACTGTGGTTAGGAACCTCcagaaataatataatgttattcaGACCATAGCACACGACTTAATTTGACCATATGCAACTGATATAATTATCCcaaataatttcattgtttatacCTAGAGGTGACAAAGTCACATGCTAAGTGCACTACGGGAGGTGTTGGTGTAGATTTCAGTAGATCTAATCTGCTAGTTCTGGGTCTCTAGGGAATCGCGATGTCCATGGATAGACGGGCCATCACTATTACAATAGTCACTGGCATCGGGGTGGAA
This Homalodisca vitripennis isolate AUS2020 chromosome 3, UT_GWSS_2.1, whole genome shotgun sequence DNA region includes the following protein-coding sequences:
- the LOC124356991 gene encoding uncharacterized protein LOC124356991, with the translated sequence MFKRMRFSVRVPRLPRVLSCLCLTMLTMALLLTWTLLRHSRSFTQTCHHSEAFQDGLHALGDRVHRLLVSLGLTHFLCYGSLWGQLRLSRTLPWERDIELCVLNEEMALKDEVFLERQFRKNNMQLAYDSTDGKYTITDDTLPDARVELIVFEEDPMVAMLRRVGWKRRVLPSDCESLPSLSCFPPRLIKTPLPSREFGGYIIPVPREGIEIQKYHYPDNWWKEVLPKNC